From the genome of Streptomyces sp. NBC_01317, one region includes:
- the gabT gene encoding 4-aminobutyrate--2-oxoglutarate transaminase — protein sequence MTAIPQERRLLTAIPGPRSLELQARRTAVVAAGVASTLPVFAARAGGGVLEDVDGNRLIDFGSGIAVTTVGASAEAVVRRATAQLADFTHTCFMVTPYEGYVEVCERLAELTPGDHAKKSALFNSGAEAVENAVKIARSYTKRQAVVVFDHAYHGRTNLTMALTSKNMPYKNGFGPFAPEIYRVPVAYGYRWPTGPENCGAEASAQAIDQITKQIGARNVAAIIIEPLLGEGGFIEPAKGFLPALARFAQDNGIVFVADEIQSGFCRTGQWFASEDEGVVPDLITTAKGIAGGLPLAAVTGRAEIMDAAHASGLGGTYGGNPVACAAALGAIETMKELDLVSKARRIEEIMKARLSAMSEKYDVIGDVRGRGAMIAIELVKDRGTKEPDPETTGALAKACHAEGLLVLTCGTYGNVLRFLPPLVIGEDLLTEGLDIIESALAAL from the coding sequence ATGACCGCCATCCCGCAGGAGCGCCGTCTTCTCACCGCCATCCCAGGACCCCGGTCGCTGGAGTTGCAGGCCCGGCGTACCGCCGTGGTCGCCGCCGGGGTGGCGTCCACGCTGCCCGTGTTCGCCGCGCGCGCCGGGGGCGGGGTCCTGGAGGACGTGGACGGGAACCGGCTGATCGACTTCGGGTCCGGGATCGCGGTCACCACGGTCGGCGCCAGCGCCGAGGCCGTCGTGCGCCGGGCCACCGCGCAGCTCGCGGACTTCACCCACACCTGTTTCATGGTCACGCCGTACGAGGGGTACGTCGAGGTCTGCGAGCGGCTCGCCGAGCTGACTCCCGGCGACCACGCGAAGAAGTCCGCGCTCTTCAACTCGGGCGCCGAGGCCGTCGAGAACGCCGTGAAGATCGCGCGCAGTTATACGAAGCGGCAGGCGGTGGTCGTGTTCGACCACGCCTACCACGGCCGTACGAACCTCACCATGGCGCTGACCTCGAAGAACATGCCGTACAAGAACGGCTTCGGGCCGTTCGCCCCGGAGATCTACCGGGTGCCGGTCGCCTACGGCTACCGCTGGCCGACCGGCCCCGAGAACTGTGGCGCCGAGGCGTCCGCGCAGGCCATCGATCAGATCACCAAGCAGATCGGCGCCCGGAACGTCGCCGCGATCATCATCGAGCCCCTGCTCGGCGAGGGCGGTTTCATCGAGCCGGCCAAGGGATTCCTGCCCGCGCTCGCGCGGTTCGCGCAGGACAACGGCATCGTGTTCGTGGCGGACGAGATCCAGTCCGGTTTCTGCCGTACGGGCCAGTGGTTCGCGTCCGAGGACGAGGGCGTCGTGCCCGACCTGATCACCACGGCGAAGGGCATCGCGGGCGGCCTGCCGCTCGCCGCCGTGACAGGCCGCGCGGAGATCATGGACGCGGCGCACGCGAGCGGGCTGGGCGGTACGTACGGCGGGAACCCGGTGGCCTGCGCCGCCGCGCTCGGCGCGATCGAGACGATGAAGGAGCTGGACCTCGTCTCGAAGGCCCGGCGCATCGAGGAGATCATGAAGGCCCGGCTCTCCGCGATGAGCGAGAAGTACGACGTGATCGGCGACGTCCGGGGCCGCGGCGCGATGATCGCGATCGAGCTGGTGAAGGACCGGGGCACCAAGGAGCCGGACCCGGAGACGACCGGCGCGCTGGCGAAGGCGTGCCACGCCGAGGGGCTGCTGGTCCTCACCTGCGGTACGTACGGCAATGTGCTGCGCTTCCTGCCGCCGCTGGTGATCGGCGAGGACCTGCTCACCGAGGGCCTGGACATCATCGAGTCGGCGCTCGCCGCGCTCTGA